A genome region from Lacticaseibacillus paracasei subsp. paracasei includes the following:
- a CDS encoding replication protein B translates to MSKTIKELANELGISKQAVSKKLTANFRANHVTTVTTNGRQKLVVDDDGVFELKSQYIEDHNQQQGANHSTANVVDDNTNLVDELKKRISAQENELSQKNKQILAKDSQLENMQKLLDQSQQLQLMAENKLKKLEAPQNNPESGSDLANDQTHERAPEAPVKAESSPEQPPSFWQRLFGTGK, encoded by the coding sequence ATGAGTAAGACCATCAAAGAGTTAGCAAATGAATTAGGCATAAGCAAGCAAGCGGTGAGTAAGAAACTAACTGCCAACTTCCGAGCCAACCACGTAACAACCGTTACCACCAACGGACGCCAGAAGTTGGTGGTTGATGATGATGGTGTATTTGAACTGAAGTCCCAATACATAGAAGATCATAACCAACAACAGGGTGCCAACCATTCAACCGCCAACGTTGTCGACGACAACACTAACTTGGTTGATGAACTAAAAAAGCGCATATCGGCTCAGGAGAATGAACTATCTCAAAAAAATAAGCAAATTCTTGCTAAGGATTCCCAATTGGAGAACATGCAGAAACTACTTGATCAATCGCAACAACTCCAACTAATGGCCGAAAACAAACTTAAGAAGCTGGAAGCACCCCAAAACAACCCTGAGAGCGGTTCTGATCTAGCAAATGACCAAACGCATGAACGAGCGCCAGAGGCGCCTGTAAAGGCTGAAAGTAGCCCAGAACAACCGCCGTCTTTTTGGCAGAGATTGTTTGGTACTGGAAAGTAA
- a CDS encoding replication initiation protein, protein MVDVKKLLWKNDRNFNKDEINDQRYFLVAEHNDLITKARHDLNARELKIMDYVISKIKPDDKNFNVIQTSMYELSNVLELKRSGRTYSQLAQNLNDMRAKSVRIYNEVERSITMTGWFERAKVWENGKIELKINEDFAPFLLRLKDNGHYTQYLLHDTVQLKSKYAILLYKLMRESDKDNGQSIPIVQGAPDDFKKWLGAPKNYAYKDLKKSVLIRSIEEINMKIDDMDLELFQAKRGRQVVQVEIHNNFARRSSSKDL, encoded by the coding sequence ATGGTAGATGTAAAGAAGCTCTTATGGAAAAATGACCGTAACTTTAACAAAGACGAAATAAACGATCAACGCTATTTTTTGGTTGCTGAACACAACGACCTTATCACTAAAGCTCGCCATGACTTGAATGCGCGTGAACTTAAAATTATGGATTATGTAATTTCCAAAATTAAGCCTGATGACAAGAACTTCAATGTCATTCAAACATCTATGTACGAATTATCTAACGTACTCGAATTAAAACGTAGCGGTCGTACATATTCTCAATTAGCTCAAAATCTCAATGACATGCGTGCTAAGAGTGTCAGAATTTACAACGAGGTAGAAAGATCAATCACGATGACTGGTTGGTTTGAGCGTGCCAAGGTTTGGGAAAATGGTAAAATAGAACTCAAAATTAATGAAGATTTTGCGCCTTTTCTTTTACGTCTTAAGGATAATGGTCACTATACTCAGTATCTTTTACATGACACTGTCCAGCTCAAAAGCAAATATGCTATTTTGCTGTATAAATTGATGCGTGAGTCTGATAAAGATAATGGTCAATCAATCCCGATAGTCCAAGGCGCTCCGGATGATTTTAAAAAGTGGCTAGGCGCCCCCAAAAACTACGCTTACAAGGATTTGAAAAAAAGCGTTCTAATTAGATCGATCGAAGAAATAAATATGAAAATTGATGATATGGATTTGGAATTGTTTCAAGCCAAGCGAGGACGACAAGTAGTTCAAGTTGAAATTCACAATAACTTTGCACGCAGATCCTCAAGCAAAGATTTATAA
- a CDS encoding glycoside hydrolase domain-containing protein — translation MADEAVRAVQKWLNKTYGSVPGFVAAPENGQTGWPTIYSLRMGLQHEIGISAIGEGFGETTKNALAPVVGSLKPGYKGNIAQLIQGAFWCKGISPVDFNNEFTNNTLNAVKELQQDAGIAADGSVTVAFMAALFDMAAFVLVSNGDAKVRTMQQALNRKFSGELQELMPCDGVYQRATNTALIYALQRAIGMSSAQANGNYGPGTIAATPTVNQGANSDVVQVIQYGLYVNGFYTGAFDGYFSSDVATAVVAFRKFMNLPPFNSTADLTVIKGLLTSNGNTNRDSNTFDTATQLSAAQAKQLKQFDFSIVARYLTGSVGAGAAERDKYLTSTELANLTEAGLKVVPIYEDGGYEFDYFSLQQGIHDGFVASSTAAKLGFPAATTIYFAVDVDVQSGDIDGTIISYFRGISQAMNNSIFKIGIYGTRNVCNRVTAASGTNILYSYVADMSYGWSGNLGFKMPQNWAFDQFVEYSAAGVDIDQVASSGKDQGSGTFKVDPNAVRLEFARTLINNAYQLKPLQPDIPTLEVDGPEIHVSTILAEFYLKLSSTFASNDSGAPLGFTISDGKLGTQVQSEIDKFKEAHEAAKNFDFTSLIGTLGPMIGNGNLKVGMSTKNGMLGFKVVCESTTTVVTNGQQENVTTSLSIEIYTKPNGLGIPAEDYKPIYVPVSEHEPNLGWIPWAAGAFVLIVTIIMAPEVAATLIGAAAKLLPATFIAA, via the coding sequence ATGGCAGATGAAGCAGTACGAGCCGTTCAAAAATGGCTCAACAAAACGTATGGTAGCGTTCCTGGCTTTGTCGCAGCTCCAGAAAACGGGCAAACGGGATGGCCAACAATTTATAGCCTAAGAATGGGATTACAGCACGAAATCGGTATTAGTGCTATTGGTGAAGGCTTTGGCGAGACGACCAAAAACGCCTTAGCACCTGTTGTAGGTAGTCTGAAGCCAGGATATAAGGGGAACATTGCTCAACTCATTCAAGGGGCTTTCTGGTGCAAAGGGATTAGTCCAGTAGACTTTAATAATGAGTTCACGAATAACACCCTTAATGCTGTTAAAGAACTTCAGCAAGATGCTGGCATTGCGGCTGATGGATCTGTGACAGTGGCATTTATGGCGGCTTTGTTTGACATGGCAGCTTTCGTCTTAGTTTCAAACGGCGATGCTAAGGTTCGAACCATGCAGCAAGCGCTCAACCGTAAATTCTCTGGGGAATTACAAGAATTGATGCCGTGTGATGGCGTTTATCAACGAGCAACTAATACAGCGTTGATTTATGCCTTACAACGAGCAATCGGTATGAGTTCTGCGCAAGCAAATGGTAACTATGGTCCAGGGACAATTGCCGCTACACCTACTGTTAATCAGGGAGCCAATAGCGACGTTGTCCAGGTCATCCAATACGGCTTGTATGTGAACGGCTTTTATACAGGGGCATTTGATGGCTATTTTAGTTCAGACGTAGCAACGGCAGTGGTAGCTTTTCGAAAGTTTATGAATTTACCGCCATTTAATAGCACAGCTGACCTAACCGTCATCAAAGGATTGTTGACTAGCAACGGCAATACTAATCGTGATTCAAATACTTTTGATACAGCAACTCAATTAAGTGCTGCACAGGCAAAACAACTAAAGCAATTCGATTTTTCAATAGTTGCTCGTTATCTAACTGGCAGCGTTGGTGCAGGGGCTGCCGAACGTGATAAATACTTGACTTCCACGGAACTTGCAAATCTTACTGAGGCTGGACTAAAAGTTGTGCCAATATATGAAGATGGTGGCTATGAGTTTGATTACTTTAGTCTACAGCAGGGAATTCATGACGGATTTGTTGCAAGTAGTACTGCTGCTAAGTTAGGGTTTCCGGCTGCAACTACGATTTACTTTGCAGTTGATGTGGATGTTCAAAGTGGCGATATAGATGGCACAATTATTTCTTATTTCCGTGGTATTAGCCAAGCTATGAACAATAGTATTTTCAAAATTGGAATATATGGAACACGGAATGTATGTAATCGGGTAACCGCTGCATCGGGGACCAATATTCTTTATTCCTACGTCGCTGATATGTCATATGGATGGAGCGGAAACCTAGGTTTTAAGATGCCTCAAAATTGGGCATTTGATCAGTTTGTGGAATACTCAGCTGCAGGTGTTGATATTGACCAAGTAGCTTCTTCAGGAAAAGACCAGGGAAGCGGGACTTTCAAAGTGGATCCTAACGCAGTACGCCTTGAGTTTGCGCGAACCTTAATTAACAATGCCTATCAGTTAAAACCATTACAACCAGATATTCCGACCTTAGAGGTTGATGGCCCTGAAATTCATGTATCAACTATTTTGGCAGAGTTTTATCTTAAACTATCAAGTACTTTTGCGAGCAACGATAGTGGAGCGCCACTAGGTTTTACAATTTCTGATGGTAAATTAGGAACTCAAGTACAATCTGAGATCGATAAATTCAAAGAAGCACACGAAGCCGCAAAGAATTTTGACTTTACATCTTTGATTGGTACACTAGGGCCAATGATTGGCAATGGAAATCTAAAAGTTGGAATGTCAACCAAAAATGGAATGCTAGGATTTAAAGTGGTCTGTGAATCTACAACAACAGTTGTTACCAACGGACAACAGGAAAATGTTACAACTTCGTTGAGTATCGAGATATACACTAAGCCAAATGGATTAGGGATCCCAGCTGAAGATTATAAACCAATTTATGTTCCTGTTTCTGAACATGAACCAAACTTGGGGTGGATTCCTTGGGCAGCAGGGGCGTTTGTATTAATAGTAACAATTATTATGGCTCCAGAAGTAGCGGCTACTCTTATTGGAGCTGCTGCTAAACTATTGCCAGCGACGTTCATTGCTGCTTAG